The Littorina saxatilis isolate snail1 linkage group LG15, US_GU_Lsax_2.0, whole genome shotgun sequence genome contains a region encoding:
- the LOC138949342 gene encoding coadhesin-like, which produces MRGVLMLVVVALAIPAVHARLPLCQFTVTTSCGFWGWRRCSRTSTRVCFSRRAYGGWSAWTERSRTACSKTCGPGNQIVTKARTCTNPAPSGGGQSCYGSSSISQTVSCNTRPCPVNGGWSYWTEQSRTGCTKSCGTGSQTVTNVRTCTNPAPAHGGTSCSGQSSMQETPSCNSQPCPVDGGWTDWEDWESTSKCTVMCGSGEKNQTRDRSCTNPEPRYGGSACVGEESENRTIECNTDDCGDLCPDRENTYLTDNDDEEY; this is translated from the exons ATGAGAGGAGTGTTGATGCTGGTTGTGGTGGCTTTGGCCATCCCAGCTGTCCATGCGCGTTTGCCCTT GTGCCAATTCACTGTCACTACCTCTTGTGGCTTTTGGGGGTGGAGAAGGTGTTCGAG gaCGAGCACCCGCGTATGCT TTTCCAGGAGAGCATACGGTGGATGGTCGGCATGGACCGAGCGGTCCCGTACAGCCTGCAGCAAGACATGTGGACCCGGAAACCAGATCGTCACAAAAGCGCGCACGTGCACCAACCCAGCTCCTTCCGGTGGTGGACAATCCTGTTACGGTTCGAGCAGTATATCGCAAACGGTCAGCTGCAACACCCGGCCTTGTCCCG TTAACGGTGGATGGTCGTACTGGACCGAGCAGTCCCGTACAGGCTGCACCAAGTCATGCGGAACCGGAAGCCAGACCGTGACCAATGTGCGCACGTGCACCAACCCAGCTCCTGCCCATGGCGGCACTTCCTGTTCCGGTCAGAGCAGTATGCAGGAGACTCCGAGCTGCAACTCCCAGCCTTGTCCCG TCGACGGAGGCTGGACGGACTGGGAGGACTGGGAGAGCACCAGTAAGTGCACGGTCATGTGCGGTAGTGGAGAGAAGAACCAGACTCGTGACCGCTCCTGCACCAATCCCGAGCCTCGCTATGGCGGCAGCGCATGCGTAGGAGAGGAAAGCGAGAACAGAACCATCGAATGCAATACTGACGATTGTGGAG ACCTGTGCCCCGATCGAGAGAACACGTACCTCACCGATAATGATGACGAGGAGTACTAG